One genomic segment of Abyssisolibacter fermentans includes these proteins:
- a CDS encoding cyclodeaminase/cyclohydrolase family protein, whose protein sequence is MLQDLKLKEFLEKTASKDPVPGGGSVAALSASISASLIAMVANLTIGKTGYEKSEDEMKKILNIASNVSKKSVNDIDRDSNAFNEVMTAFKLPKSNDDEKSKRKDAIQSGFKNAALVPLEVAKDAIELMDYASIMVEKGNKNAVTDAAVAAMMARTAVLSALYNVKINLSSIKDEKFVTETSKEVDKLRIKAVELENKILSKVQL, encoded by the coding sequence ATGTTACAAGACTTAAAATTAAAAGAATTTTTAGAAAAAACCGCATCTAAAGATCCTGTTCCGGGTGGAGGAAGTGTAGCTGCTTTAAGTGCATCTATTTCTGCAAGTCTAATAGCTATGGTTGCTAATCTAACCATAGGAAAAACAGGATATGAGAAATCAGAAGATGAGATGAAAAAAATATTGAACATAGCCAGTAATGTAAGCAAGAAATCTGTTAATGATATAGATAGAGATTCAAATGCCTTTAATGAAGTTATGACAGCATTTAAACTTCCGAAAAGTAATGACGACGAAAAGTCTAAAAGAAAAGATGCAATACAAAGTGGTTTTAAAAATGCTGCTTTAGTTCCTTTGGAAGTAGCAAAAGATGCTATTGAGTTGATGGATTATGCTTCAATAATGGTGGAAAAAGGTAATAAAAATGCTGTTACAGATGCTGCTGTGGCTGCAATGATGGCAAGAACTGCGGTATTGTCAGCGTTATACAATGTAAAAATCAACTTATCGTCAATAAAAGATGAAAAATTTGTAACTGAAACTTCAAAAGAAGTAGATAAATTAAGAATAAAAGCAGTAGAGTTAGAGAATAAGATTCTTTCAAAGGTACAGCTGTAA
- a CDS encoding sensor histidine kinase, with translation MKKKSILKKYIIWFMLITICFMSLVGIITYKGIKDFFTEETYKTIEHAQSIKLPTVINRINRDEVYKEEDIAIDQNSRAVGHMYATYNKETEKISSLKNLQNIPFDFEDIKKNISKQIKNGYEEKRYVQNIEGKKLYYVIKKIDNRNINRKILSYKQDNKNINRLVKQVANNSFIISYMWETYSNELTKNIFGKFIIVIFSFMIIIFILSYAMIKKISIRFNKLQTDVANIASMQWDKPIYAQDDDEIGRLSQSIDKMRLQLKKYDEDLRNYFHSISHELKTPIMIIKGYTDSILSKKYPKGDLDSSLMVIDEEIDRLEDMVRNILYLNKIDFISKNYSVNSTLNIVSLIENASKRFKRLDETINWDLNITYDYEVRGLEEQWESVLNNILDNQVRYAKNNISIYVKNNIITISNDGPSLDDKTIEKLFTPFFKGKRGSTGLGLFIVKKLLNLNKYDIIANNTSDGVSFSIIDIS, from the coding sequence ATGAAGAAAAAATCAATATTAAAGAAATATATAATTTGGTTTATGCTAATAACAATTTGTTTTATGTCATTAGTTGGTATTATTACTTATAAAGGTATTAAAGATTTCTTTACTGAGGAAACTTACAAAACTATAGAACATGCACAAAGTATAAAACTTCCGACTGTTATTAATAGAATTAACAGAGATGAGGTTTATAAAGAAGAAGATATAGCAATAGATCAAAATTCTAGAGCAGTAGGTCATATGTATGCAACCTATAATAAAGAAACAGAGAAAATTAGCAGTTTAAAAAATTTGCAAAATATTCCTTTCGACTTTGAAGATATAAAAAAAAATATATCAAAACAAATAAAAAATGGATATGAAGAAAAAAGGTATGTTCAAAATATTGAAGGTAAAAAACTTTACTATGTAATAAAAAAAATAGACAACAGAAATATTAATAGAAAGATTCTTTCTTATAAACAGGATAATAAAAATATAAATAGACTAGTAAAACAAGTAGCAAATAATAGCTTTATTATATCATATATGTGGGAAACTTACTCGAATGAGCTGACTAAAAATATATTTGGTAAATTTATAATTGTCATATTTTCTTTTATGATTATAATATTTATTCTTTCATATGCAATGATAAAAAAAATATCTATTAGGTTTAATAAGCTTCAAACAGATGTAGCAAATATAGCATCAATGCAGTGGGATAAGCCGATTTATGCACAGGATGATGATGAAATAGGTAGGTTGAGTCAAAGTATTGATAAGATGAGACTACAGCTAAAAAAATATGATGAAGATTTGCGAAATTATTTTCATTCAATATCACATGAATTAAAAACACCTATTATGATTATAAAAGGATATACGGATTCTATATTATCTAAAAAATATCCAAAAGGAGATTTAGATAGTTCTTTAATGGTTATTGATGAAGAAATAGATAGACTTGAAGATATGGTTAGAAATATTTTATATCTAAATAAAATAGATTTTATTTCAAAGAATTATTCTGTTAATAGTACATTAAATATTGTAAGTTTGATAGAAAATGCTTCAAAAAGATTTAAGCGACTAGATGAAACTATTAATTGGGACTTAAATATTACTTATGATTATGAAGTTAGAGGTTTAGAAGAACAATGGGAGTCAGTTCTTAATAATATTTTGGATAATCAAGTTAGATATGCAAAAAACAATATTAGTATTTATGTGAAAAATAATATTATTACAATAAGTAATGATGGACCTTCTTTAGATGATAAAACTATTGAAAAGCTATTTACTCCTTTTTTTAAGGGAAAAAGAGGAAGTACAGGATTAGGACTTTTTATAGTTAAAAAACTTTTAAATCTTAATAAATATGATATTATAGCAAATAATACTTCTGATGGAGTTAGCTTTAGTATAATTGATATATCTTAA
- a CDS encoding MFS transporter: MKIIKELIKPYKGLPKEVYIIALLRLINAMRVWMNSFLAIKLNSIFTMNNILLGKDFLTCSGTGILGLVCILFILLGGKLTDTVGRKKIIIIFDLLVALSYLISGFMKSSMAMLYIISLASVFISIAQPAHDALIADITTPKNRTGAYSLLYLGKNIGLAVGPLVGMLLFRKSIKFLFIANAVISLVTTCIILIFIKDTFKISKNEELGEDRKLEQHVKGSVLKVLVSRPILIYFSLIMAGYFFVYSQWSFLIPQYTEANFANEGAKLYCYLASFNGVIVIIFTAVITAMLSKVKNIRKIVYGGLLYAVGIGLLGFYSTKAGFFIAAFIFSIGEITVMISSVPFIVNHTPASHRGRISAVLPLITGFGYGLGPIISSKLIRKITIATALKYIGVIMLIYTLLMFLLGKKEKNIEQNVTLLKN, from the coding sequence ATGAAGATAATCAAGGAATTAATAAAACCTTATAAGGGCTTGCCTAAGGAGGTATATATAATAGCCTTATTAAGGCTCATTAATGCTATGAGAGTATGGATGAATTCATTTTTAGCTATAAAATTAAATAGTATATTTACAATGAATAATATTTTATTAGGTAAAGATTTTTTAACTTGTAGTGGGACTGGTATTTTGGGATTGGTATGTATTTTATTTATATTATTAGGTGGAAAATTAACTGATACTGTTGGTAGAAAAAAAATTATAATTATATTTGATTTACTTGTAGCTTTAAGTTACTTAATAAGTGGGTTTATGAAGTCCTCTATGGCTATGTTGTATATAATTTCTTTAGCTTCAGTATTTATTAGTATTGCACAACCAGCTCATGATGCACTTATAGCAGATATAACAACACCTAAAAACAGAACAGGAGCATATTCGTTATTATACTTAGGAAAAAATATAGGTCTTGCTGTTGGTCCATTAGTAGGCATGTTGTTATTTAGGAAGTCAATTAAATTTCTTTTTATTGCAAATGCAGTAATTTCTTTAGTTACAACATGTATTATCTTAATATTTATTAAAGATACATTTAAAATATCTAAAAATGAAGAATTAGGAGAAGATAGAAAGTTAGAGCAGCATGTTAAAGGTTCTGTTCTAAAAGTATTGGTTAGTAGACCTATTTTAATATATTTTTCATTGATTATGGCTGGATATTTTTTTGTATACTCACAGTGGAGTTTCTTAATCCCACAGTATACAGAAGCTAATTTTGCAAATGAAGGTGCAAAATTGTATTGTTATCTAGCTAGCTTTAATGGAGTAATAGTTATAATCTTTACGGCAGTAATTACAGCTATGCTGTCAAAGGTAAAGAATATTAGAAAAATTGTGTATGGCGGACTATTATATGCTGTTGGGATAGGTTTATTAGGATTTTATAGTACCAAAGCAGGCTTTTTTATAGCTGCATTTATATTTTCTATAGGGGAAATAACTGTAATGATTAGCAGTGTGCCTTTTATAGTGAATCATACTCCAGCTTCTCATAGAGGAAGAATAAGCGCTGTATTACCTCTAATAACAGGTTTTGGGTATGGGCTTGGCCCAATTATTAGTAGTAAGTTAATAAGAAAAATTACCATTGCAACAGCATTGAAATATATTGGAGTGATAATGTTGATTTATACTTTGTTGATGTTCTTGTTAGGAAAAAAAGAAAAAAATATTGAACAAAATGTAACTTTATTAAAAAATTGA
- a CDS encoding transporter substrate-binding domain-containing protein: MSKKILFVVIVILVFLAFNAYEIYDNITLEQYKHTVIKVAGDEKFPPYEYVDNEKTYTGFNVDIMNAIASRMEVHIKFYPMSWDDACKKLENGEIDVIQGMKYTKERDKYYDFSKEYLENSQSIFVRADNKDIADFEDLNSKTVVIQQEDIVENNLKELNNVNIIYTKNQEDALHELLSGQVDAYIGNTLTGVYLINKMEAEDKIKLVGETLNSTKYCMAVKNGDKEILNIINKGLRNIEKNGTYDRIYRKWFGRTVDHTRQYVYKILLFLSILIIIFIIIVFMFYRWNATLKKEVSRQTSKLNSANEILVKKNMQIKYERDFREWILNSIFSGVVTINQEGTITFSNKLADNILNTKQSMEGKRYSDTVISKIYFSDKLVQHKGEKEVLINGNKIYLSYKISTLNSINGENKDTIIIFRDVTEEKLLQDNIMRKDKLQSLGNLIAGIAHEIRNPLTSIKTYTELIPKKFDNPKFREMISKDIPIEIDRLNDLITNLLEYSKPRRPFKEFVKLNDSVDSVMLFLKDKINKENIIFENNISEDIYIYVDKNQFRQVFINLMLNSIESLDKEGKKIIISAKKLDKIISLSIQDNGCGIDEDSLNKIFNPFYTTKANGTGLGLFIVYQLLLENDVQIKFETVLGKGTKVIMDFKKLEIDNHGKIINS; this comes from the coding sequence TTGTCTAAAAAAATTTTATTTGTAGTAATTGTAATATTAGTTTTTCTTGCTTTTAATGCATACGAAATATATGACAACATAACTTTAGAACAGTATAAACACACTGTTATAAAAGTAGCTGGAGATGAAAAATTTCCTCCTTATGAATATGTTGATAATGAAAAAACTTATACTGGTTTTAATGTAGATATAATGAATGCTATTGCCTCTAGAATGGAAGTACATATTAAGTTTTATCCCATGTCATGGGATGATGCATGCAAAAAGTTAGAAAATGGAGAGATAGATGTCATTCAAGGGATGAAATATACTAAAGAAAGAGACAAATATTATGATTTTTCAAAAGAGTATCTGGAAAATTCACAGTCGATTTTTGTACGAGCTGATAATAAGGATATAGCTGATTTTGAAGATTTAAACAGCAAAACTGTTGTTATACAGCAGGAAGATATTGTAGAAAACAATCTTAAAGAATTAAACAATGTTAATATTATTTATACAAAGAATCAAGAAGACGCATTACATGAACTACTTAGTGGACAAGTAGATGCTTATATAGGCAATACTTTGACAGGTGTTTACTTGATTAATAAAATGGAAGCTGAAGATAAAATAAAATTAGTTGGAGAGACTCTTAATTCAACCAAATATTGTATGGCTGTGAAAAACGGAGATAAAGAAATATTAAACATAATTAATAAGGGACTAAGAAATATAGAAAAAAATGGGACTTACGATAGGATATACAGAAAATGGTTTGGAAGAACTGTTGATCATACAAGACAGTATGTTTATAAAATATTGCTTTTTTTAAGTATATTAATAATTATATTTATTATTATCGTGTTTATGTTCTATAGATGGAATGCTACATTAAAAAAAGAGGTTTCAAGACAAACGAGTAAACTTAATTCAGCTAATGAAATACTTGTTAAAAAGAATATGCAGATTAAATATGAAAGGGATTTTAGAGAATGGATACTTAATTCTATATTTAGTGGAGTTGTTACAATTAATCAAGAAGGTACAATAACATTCTCAAATAAACTAGCTGATAATATATTAAATACTAAGCAGAGTATGGAAGGTAAAAGGTATAGTGATACAGTTATTAGCAAAATATATTTTTCTGATAAACTAGTGCAACACAAAGGCGAGAAAGAAGTCTTAATAAATGGTAATAAAATATATTTAAGTTATAAAATTAGTACACTAAATAGTATTAATGGAGAAAATAAAGATACTATAATTATTTTTAGAGATGTAACTGAAGAAAAATTACTTCAGGATAATATAATGAGAAAAGATAAGCTTCAGTCATTGGGAAACCTTATTGCAGGTATCGCACATGAGATAAGAAATCCATTAACTTCTATAAAAACATATACAGAATTGATACCTAAAAAATTTGATAATCCAAAATTTAGAGAGATGATATCAAAAGATATTCCAATAGAAATAGATAGGTTAAATGATCTTATAACAAATTTACTTGAGTATTCAAAGCCCAGAAGACCATTTAAAGAATTTGTCAAATTAAATGATAGTGTTGATAGTGTTATGTTATTTTTAAAAGATAAAATAAATAAGGAAAACATAATTTTTGAAAATAATATTAGCGAAGATATATATATATACGTTGATAAAAACCAGTTTAGACAAGTATTTATTAATTTAATGCTAAATTCTATTGAAAGCTTAGATAAAGAAGGTAAGAAAATAATTATTTCTGCTAAAAAGCTAGATAAGATTATATCATTATCTATACAAGACAATGGCTGTGGAATAGATGAAGATAGTTTAAACAAAATCTTCAATCCTTTTTATACTACCAAAGCTAATGGGACAGGTCTTGGGCTTTTTATAGTTTACCAGTTGCTTTTAGAAAATGATGTACAAATTAAATTTGAAACTGTATTAGGGAAAGGTACAAAAGTTATTATGGATTTTAAAAAATTGGAGATTGATAATCATGGAAAAATTATTAATAGTTGA
- the gltS gene encoding sodium/glutamate symporter produces the protein MDGKIVNNILTLNFDMIATLAIAVLLLLLGYFLRKKITLLEKFCIPAPVIGGLIFAIIALILKETNVMTIKLDTTFQTPFMIAFFTIVGLGGSFSLLKKGGVTLIIYWLLCGVMSVAQNAIGVICAKLTGIHPILGVMAGAVSMEGGHGAAAAFGKTAESMGVTGASTVAIAAATFGLIAGGLIGGPIAKHLVDRNKLKAENVNMDSTETFEEVAGISNNTKITSNVLMVQIALIVVCMTVGTVVSGWFSKATGLVLPQYVGAMFVAVIVRNINDKLNFVNINYYVIDLLSNVFLGIFLSMALMSLRLWELAGLAGPLFVIVVAQVLFIIVYTTFIAFKLLGKNYDAAAMCAGMAGHGMGATPNAIANIGAVTEKYGSSPRAFLIVPVVGAFLIDLIGIPNIVWFMNMFI, from the coding sequence TTGGATGGAAAAATTGTAAATAATATTTTAACACTTAATTTTGACATGATAGCAACATTAGCAATAGCGGTTTTATTATTACTTTTAGGGTACTTTCTACGAAAAAAAATCACTTTATTGGAAAAATTCTGTATTCCTGCTCCTGTTATTGGAGGATTAATATTTGCAATAATTGCATTAATATTAAAAGAGACAAATGTAATGACAATAAAATTAGATACAACATTCCAAACACCATTTATGATTGCATTTTTTACTATAGTTGGTCTTGGAGGTAGTTTTTCACTTCTTAAAAAAGGTGGAGTTACTTTAATAATATATTGGCTGCTTTGTGGAGTAATGTCTGTTGCGCAAAATGCAATTGGTGTAATTTGTGCGAAATTAACAGGGATTCATCCTATTCTTGGAGTTATGGCAGGCGCTGTATCAATGGAAGGTGGTCATGGTGCAGCAGCAGCGTTTGGTAAAACAGCAGAAAGCATGGGAGTAACTGGTGCTTCTACAGTAGCAATAGCAGCTGCAACATTTGGTCTTATAGCTGGAGGGCTTATTGGAGGTCCAATTGCCAAACATCTAGTTGATAGAAATAAACTAAAAGCCGAAAATGTTAATATGGATAGTACTGAGACTTTTGAAGAAGTAGCAGGAATATCAAATAATACCAAAATTACATCAAATGTATTGATGGTACAGATAGCACTCATAGTAGTCTGTATGACGGTAGGTACTGTTGTTAGCGGTTGGTTTTCAAAAGCTACAGGACTTGTTCTTCCGCAGTATGTTGGTGCAATGTTTGTTGCTGTAATTGTTAGGAACATCAACGATAAATTAAATTTTGTAAATATAAATTATTATGTAATAGATTTACTTAGCAATGTATTCCTTGGGATATTCTTATCAATGGCTCTAATGTCATTAAGATTATGGGAGCTAGCTGGACTAGCTGGACCATTATTTGTAATAGTTGTAGCTCAAGTACTATTTATAATTGTATATACAACATTTATAGCATTTAAATTACTTGGTAAAAATTACGATGCAGCTGCTATGTGTGCAGGTATGGCAGGACATGGAATGGGAGCTACTCCAAATGCTATAGCTAATATAGGAGCAGTAACAGAGAAATATGGATCATCACCAAGAGCATTTCTTATAGTACCTGTTGTTGGAGCATTTTTAATAGATCTTATTGGAATACCAAATATAGTGTGGTTTATGAATATGTTTATATAA
- the ftcD gene encoding glutamate formimidoyltransferase, with translation MARKIIECVPNFSEGRNKEVIEAVVDEVRKVKGVSLLSYSSDKDHNRTVVTFIGEPQAVEDAAFYLTKKAAELIDMTVHHGGHPRMGATDVVPFIPVSNVTMEECVEVAKKVGKRIGELEIPVYLYEDAASKPERKNLASVRKGQYEGFFEKIKEAEWKPDFGPAVMNAKAGATAVGARVPLIAYNVNLDTDDIDIANKIAKIVRHIGGGLRYVKAMGVKLEERNIVQVSMNLVNFEKTSIYRAVEMVRMEAKRYGVSVIGTELIGLLPMKALIDCAEYYLQIENFNMDQILETRVSE, from the coding sequence ATGGCAAGAAAGATAATCGAATGTGTACCAAACTTTAGTGAAGGAAGAAATAAAGAAGTAATAGAGGCAGTAGTTGATGAAGTAAGAAAAGTTAAGGGAGTAAGCCTTTTAAGCTATAGCTCAGATAAAGATCACAATAGAACTGTTGTAACATTTATAGGTGAACCTCAAGCCGTTGAAGATGCAGCTTTCTATTTGACTAAAAAAGCTGCTGAGCTTATAGATATGACTGTTCATCATGGTGGACATCCAAGAATGGGTGCTACAGATGTTGTTCCATTTATACCTGTTTCCAATGTTACTATGGAGGAATGTGTTGAAGTTGCAAAAAAAGTAGGTAAAAGAATAGGTGAATTAGAAATACCTGTATATCTATATGAAGACGCTGCTTCAAAACCTGAAAGGAAAAATCTTGCAAGTGTAAGAAAAGGACAATATGAAGGATTTTTTGAAAAGATAAAGGAAGCTGAGTGGAAACCTGATTTTGGTCCAGCTGTTATGAATGCAAAAGCAGGAGCTACTGCTGTTGGTGCAAGAGTGCCTCTTATTGCATATAATGTTAATCTTGATACAGATGACATTGATATAGCAAATAAGATTGCAAAAATAGTTAGACATATAGGTGGAGGCTTAAGATATGTAAAAGCAATGGGAGTGAAGCTTGAGGAAAGAAATATAGTACAAGTTTCTATGAACCTTGTAAATTTTGAAAAGACATCAATATACAGAGCAGTTGAAATGGTTAGAATGGAAGCAAAAAGATATGGTGTGTCAGTTATTGGGACTGAACTAATAGGGTTACTTCCAATGAAAGCACTTATTGATTGCGCAGAATATTATTTGCAGATAGAAAACTTCAATATGGATCAAATACTTGAGACAAGAGTATCGGAATAA
- a CDS encoding HutD family protein, with protein MAYSIKIVKKELQKTSEWSGGTTTELYIYPEGSDYKKRDFLWRLSSAAVNLEESTFTHLPEVQRIIMVLEGEMKLKHEGHYTVDLTPFKQDTFDGNFTTKSFGKVKDFNLMMKEGCKGKIKALDFSNDLEIDIKNHEIKTTEAFYSLSDDVEIIINDKEKVCLNKEDLMLINIDNNLETIHLSIINNEGINKKLVRASIKEK; from the coding sequence GTGGCATATTCTATAAAAATAGTAAAAAAAGAGCTGCAAAAAACTAGTGAATGGTCTGGAGGAACTACTACAGAATTATACATATATCCTGAAGGCAGTGATTACAAGAAAAGAGATTTTTTATGGAGGCTTAGTTCGGCTGCTGTAAATTTAGAAGAATCGACATTTACACATCTTCCAGAGGTACAGAGAATTATTATGGTATTAGAGGGTGAAATGAAACTAAAGCATGAAGGTCACTATACTGTAGATTTAACTCCTTTTAAGCAAGATACTTTTGATGGCAACTTTACTACTAAAAGTTTTGGTAAAGTAAAAGATTTTAATCTTATGATGAAAGAGGGCTGTAAAGGAAAAATCAAGGCTTTAGATTTCAGTAATGATTTAGAAATAGATATAAAGAATCATGAAATAAAAACAACAGAAGCTTTTTACAGCTTGAGTGATGATGTTGAAATAATTATTAATGATAAAGAAAAAGTTTGTTTAAATAAGGAAGATTTGATGCTTATAAATATAGATAATAATTTAGAAACTATTCATTTATCCATAATTAATAATGAAGGGATAAATAAGAAATTAGTAAGAGCAAGTATTAAGGAAAAATAA
- a CDS encoding MATE family efflux transporter — MFNKKTIKDVLRLSLPAVGEMILYMLIWVLDTMMVGKHGGQISVTAVGLSSEIIYTFINIVVAMGLSVGITSLVARKIGANEKHKAEEYASLGIACTIVIAFLISLTFFVFSESILKLAKADSQVAYIGAKYMRICSIGAFFNMVQSSFNAVLRGFGNTKTPLKISFVVNIVNISLDYMLIFGRFGFPELGVRGAAIATTTANVCGLLLVVKYVFTNDEIKPRIKYIKNYSIKRFRELINLSIPSSLQEGAFSISRLINVFMIMLLGNAAFSANQITTTIESLSYMPGWGFAVAATTLVGQKIGAKDYKKAKEYMNICLFFGTAIMALIAIMFFVFPKELITLFIKENEKQVILLGASCLAVAALEQIPIAISMIIGGGLKGSGDTKSPFIVSVISNWLFRLPLMYYFIYLNRKPVVYVWRITAIQWLIDAALLLVVYKRRIKEWNQEGMNITKK; from the coding sequence ATGTTTAACAAGAAAACTATAAAAGATGTACTAAGATTATCACTGCCTGCTGTTGGCGAAATGATTCTTTATATGTTAATATGGGTTTTAGATACCATGATGGTAGGAAAGCATGGTGGACAAATAAGTGTAACAGCAGTTGGATTGAGTTCAGAAATTATATATACTTTTATAAATATAGTAGTAGCAATGGGATTAAGTGTAGGGATTACATCATTAGTAGCTAGAAAAATTGGCGCTAATGAAAAACACAAAGCTGAAGAATATGCAAGTTTAGGTATTGCATGTACTATAGTTATAGCGTTTTTAATATCTTTAACATTCTTTGTTTTTTCAGAAAGTATATTAAAGCTAGCTAAAGCAGATTCACAAGTAGCTTATATAGGTGCTAAATACATGAGGATATGTTCTATTGGTGCTTTTTTTAACATGGTACAATCTTCGTTTAATGCGGTGTTAAGAGGCTTTGGAAATACTAAAACACCACTTAAAATATCTTTTGTGGTAAATATAGTTAACATAAGCTTAGACTATATGCTTATTTTTGGTAGATTTGGATTTCCTGAGTTAGGTGTTAGAGGTGCTGCTATTGCAACGACTACAGCTAATGTATGCGGATTATTATTAGTTGTAAAATACGTTTTTACTAATGATGAAATAAAACCGAGAATTAAGTATATAAAAAATTATAGTATAAAAAGGTTTAGAGAGCTTATCAATTTATCAATACCATCGTCTTTACAGGAAGGTGCTTTTAGTATAAGCAGATTAATAAATGTATTTATGATAATGCTGCTAGGAAATGCAGCTTTTTCAGCTAATCAAATAACAACTACAATAGAATCACTTTCATATATGCCAGGGTGGGGCTTTGCCGTTGCGGCTACAACATTAGTAGGACAAAAAATAGGTGCGAAGGATTATAAGAAAGCCAAAGAATATATGAATATTTGTTTATTTTTTGGTACAGCTATAATGGCATTAATAGCAATAATGTTTTTTGTTTTTCCGAAAGAACTTATTACATTATTTATAAAAGAAAATGAGAAACAAGTTATATTATTAGGAGCTTCTTGTTTGGCAGTAGCTGCACTTGAACAGATACCTATAGCTATTTCTATGATTATAGGAGGCGGTTTAAAAGGTAGTGGTGATACTAAAAGTCCATTTATAGTTTCTGTAATTTCAAACTGGCTTTTTAGATTGCCATTAATGTATTATTTTATTTATTTGAATAGAAAACCCGTAGTATATGTATGGAGAATAACAGCAATACAATGGCTTATAGATGCTGCTTTGTTGTTAGTGGTTTATAAAAGACGAATTAAAGAGTGGAATCAAGAAGGCATGAATATTACAAAAAAGTAA
- a CDS encoding sigma-54-dependent transcriptional regulator: protein MEKLLIVDDESSICTSLSFALEDEFEVFTAYDEITAINIIKNNEISIVLLDLKLGRSDGINVLKKIKFLKSDVLVIIMTAYGTIESSVQAIKAGAFYYITKPINIDELRLLLEKSKEYIVLNSRIKYLSAQIGNGVSKFGLVGSSKKMINIFDLISKVKDIDTNVLVNGESGTGKELVARAIHFEGKRKDKPFNIINCPAIPGNLLESELFGFRKGSFTGAVEDRKGIIELSDGGTLFLDEVGDIDISLQAKLLRVIQEKKVCPIGSSERIKVNVRFISATNKNLEEEVKLGNFREDLFYRLNVININMPPLRERTEDISRLTGEFIKKYNILLEKNIKGITAKALEALEKYKFKGNVRELENIIERGVALTDNDFIDVDDLPDKVMKVENIIKTREDVIPVHVGEDLKTIEKKVIKATLKKFNNKKKTAQILGISERALRYKAKECE from the coding sequence ATGGAAAAATTATTAATAGTTGATGATGAGTCGTCAATATGTACTTCACTAAGTTTTGCTCTTGAGGATGAGTTTGAAGTATTTACAGCTTATGATGAAATAACAGCTATAAATATTATAAAGAATAATGAAATATCAATAGTGCTTTTGGATTTGAAATTAGGTAGAAGTGATGGAATAAATGTGTTGAAAAAAATAAAATTTTTAAAATCTGACGTTTTAGTTATTATTATGACTGCCTATGGGACAATAGAGTCTTCAGTGCAGGCTATTAAGGCTGGTGCTTTTTATTACATAACAAAACCAATTAATATTGACGAACTTAGACTTCTTCTCGAAAAGTCAAAGGAATATATTGTATTAAATTCTAGGATTAAATACTTAAGTGCTCAAATCGGTAATGGTGTTTCTAAATTTGGATTAGTAGGAAGCTCAAAAAAAATGATTAATATTTTTGATTTGATTTCAAAAGTAAAAGATATAGATACAAATGTGTTAGTAAATGGAGAAAGTGGTACAGGTAAAGAACTTGTGGCTAGAGCAATACATTTTGAGGGAAAAAGAAAGGACAAGCCTTTTAACATTATTAATTGCCCTGCTATCCCAGGAAACTTGTTAGAAAGTGAATTATTTGGATTTAGAAAAGGTTCATTTACTGGAGCAGTTGAAGATAGAAAAGGGATAATAGAGCTTTCAGATGGAGGGACACTTTTTTTAGATGAAGTAGGTGACATAGATATAAGTCTTCAAGCGAAACTTTTGAGAGTTATTCAAGAAAAGAAAGTATGCCCTATTGGATCATCTGAAAGAATAAAGGTTAACGTCAGATTTATTTCAGCAACTAATAAAAATTTAGAAGAAGAAGTGAAATTAGGCAACTTCAGAGAAGATTTGTTTTATAGGTTAAATGTAATAAATATTAATATGCCCCCATTGAGGGAAAGGACGGAAGATATATCTAGACTTACGGGTGAGTTTATTAAAAAATACAATATACTACTAGAAAAGAATATAAAAGGGATAACAGCTAAGGCTCTTGAAGCACTGGAAAAATACAAATTTAAAGGAAATGTAAGAGAACTAGAAAATATAATAGAACGCGGGGTAGCATTAACTGATAATGATTTTATTGACGTAGATGATTTACCTGATAAAGTGATGAAAGTAGAAAATATTATAAAGACTAGAGAAGATGTCATACCTGTACATGTAGGTGAAGACCTAAAAACAATAGAGAAGAAAGTTATAAAGGCAACATTAAAGAAGTTTAATAATAAAAAGAAAACAGCACAAATACTTGGTATAAGTGAAAGAGCTTTAAGATATAAAGCGAAAGAGTGTGAATAG